The Polaribacter sp. Q13 sequence TGTTTCGATAACTCTAATATTCAAGGAACCAACCCAGTTGCAGCTTGTGTGGTTTTTAAAGATGGAAAACCAAGTAAAAAAGATTACAGACATTACAATATAAAAACAGTGGAAGGTCCAGATGATTTTGCTTCTATGGAAGAGGTTGTTTATAGAAGGTACAAACGTTTGTTAGAAGAAGAGCAACCTTTGCCACAATTAATTATTGTGGATGGTGGTAAAGGACAACTATCATCTGGTTTAAAAGCTTTAGAAAATTTAGGTTTAAGAGGTAAAATAGCCATTATAGGAATTGCAAAACGTTTAGAAGAAATTTATTATCCAGGAGATCCAATACCTTTATATCTAGATAAAAAATCTGAAACGTTAAAGATAACACAGTACTTAAGAAATGAAGCCCATAGATTCGGAATTACATTTCACAGAAATAAACGGAGTAAAAGTGCTATAAAATCTGAATTGGAACAAATACCGGATGTAGGTGAACAGACCATTACAACTTTATTACGTAAATTTAAGTCGGCAAAGCGCGTTAAAGAAGCTTCTTTAGAAGAGTTAAAAGAAGTTATAGGAAATGCAAGAGCCATAAAGGTATACGAATATTTTCAACCGAATAAAGAATGAAAAAGTTATTAGTAGTATTTTATTTAGTTTTTTCTGTTACTTTTTATAGCCAAGAAAAGCAACCAAAAGTTGGTTTGGTTTTAAGTGGAGGTGGTGCAAAAGGGTTTGCTCATATTGGCGTTCTAAAAGAAATAGACAAAGCAGGTTTACAGATAGATTATGTGGGTGGTACTAGTATGGGTGCAATTGTTGGTGGTTTGTATGCTATTGGTTATTCTGGAGAACAAATAGAACAAATTGTTTTAAAAACCGATTTTGTTTCTCTGTTACAAGATAAATTGCCTAGAAATTCTGAACCATTTTTTGAAAAAGAATTTGGCGAAAAGACCTTTATTACTTTACCTGTTCATAAAGGTGCTGTAGGATTTCCTAAAGCAGTTTCTAAAGGTCAGAATGTCTTAAATTTTTTAATGGAATTATTAGCTTCAGTAGAAGGTATTTCTGATTTTAAAAAATTGCCTATTCCCTTTTTTTGTATTGCTACAGATGTAGAAGACGGAAACGCTGTATTGTTAGAAAAAGGTTCTTTGCCCTTGGCTTTAAGGGCTAGTGGCTCATTTCCTACTTTGTTAAACCCAGTTGTTTTAGATAATAAATTGTTGGTTGATGGAGGTATTGCAAATAATTTTCCTATAAGTGTTATGAAATCTAAAGGAATGGATATTGTAATTGGGGTAGATGTTGAGGGGAGTTTAAATCAAAAAGAAAAACTAAATACTGTTGTAGATCTAATGAACCAGATTGTTAGTTACCAGATGTATCGTAAAACAGATAAAGAAAAAGAAATATTGGATGTTTATATTCATCCAGAAATTAAGGGATATAATGTTGTTAGTTTTGATAAAAAAGTAGAAATTTTACAAAAAGGAATTGAAGAAGGACAAAAGTTTAATAAAGTTTTTAAGGAATTAGCATTAAAACAAACCCATAAAACTGCCCGTAAAAAGTTACATTTTAATAAAGAGAAGTTCTTAATTTCTGATATTGATATATCTGGCTCTAAGTTATATACAAGAGCGTTTGTTTTGGGTAAAGTAAAAGTAAAGGTAGGAGATCGTTTGTCTAGAAAAGAAATTACAAAAAGAATTCACCTTTTATCATCAACAAAAAATTACGAAAGAATAGCGTATCACCTAACTAAAAAGAAAGACAATACGTATAGTTTAAAATTGCAGTTAAATGAAACAAATGAAAATGCAAATCTTAAATTAGGCGTTCATTACGATTTTTTATATAAATCTGGGTTTTTAGTAAACTATAATCAAAAACACTTATTATTAGATAATGATTTGTTTTCTTTAGATATGGTTTTAGGAGACAATTTAAGATATAGCTTAGATTATTTTGTAGATAACGGTTTCTATATAAGTTATGGTTTTAGATCTAGATATAATCATTTTAGAACAAATTCTAAGTTTAATTCAATAATCTCTCAATATCCTTCCATTAGTAGTATTAATTTAAAATACACAGATATTACTAGTCAGTTTTTTCTTCAAACAGCGTTTAATAGAAGATTTACTTTAGGGGTAGGTCTAGAGCATAAATATGTAAAGGCAACTACAGAGACTATTGCTTCTGCTAGCAATGGAGTAACCATTTTTGATAATAGTAATTATTTAAATAGTTTTGGTTATTTAAAGTTAGATACTTATGATAAAAAGTATTTTCCTACAAAAGGATATTTTGGAGATTTAAACTTTAAGTGGTACATGGTTTCATCTGATCATAATAATGATTTTTCACCTTTTGCTCAAACAAAAGGAACCTTAGGCTTTGCCACTACTTTTTGGGATAAACTTACTTTTCAAATGACAAATGAAGCAGGTTTTACTTTAAATGATGTAAATTCTGATGTTTTTGATTTTTATCTTGGTGGCTATAACAAAAATTATATTAACACGTTTGTTTCTTTTTATGGCTATGATTTTGCAGAGCTTTCTGATAATACTTTTTTAAAGTCAGAGTTTAATTTTAGATATGCTATTGCAGACAAACATTATCTGTCTCTAATAGCTAATTACGGAAGATTAGAAGACAATGTTTTTAAGAACATAGACCTGTTTGAAAATATTAAAACAGGTTATGCTATTGGTTACAGTTATAATTCTCTTATAGGTCCCTTAGAAATAAAATATAGTTGGTCTCCAGATAATAAAGAAAATTATTGGTTGTTTAATTTGGGTTTTTGGTTTTAATACTAATTTAACTGAATTATGTCGCTATTAATAATTTCTTTTCTACTTAATATTTTAATGTAAAAGAGCCTTATAACTACGGCTACGATAAGATTTTTTATTTCATATTAAGAAACCTTTATGACAAAAGATAGTAACTAGTTAAAATTTATTGTAACATAAAAAAAGCCATGAAGTTTATTTCATGGCTTTTTTATATGTATAGAAAACTGTTATAATTTTACTTGTTTTGTACTTACGTGAAACTCTTCATAAGTTTCTAATAAACTCATTAAAGCTTTAATTAAATCTTTTGTTTCTAACAGTACGCTAAAGTATAAAGTGGTGTTTTTAGGGCTTGTTTCATCAGTTCTAATTCTAGCAACTTGTTTTTCAATAGAAGATCTTACACTTTGTAACAATTCTGTCTTTTCTATTAATAGGCTGTTTAAATTGTCTAATTCTCTGTTTTCAAAAATAGCCGCTTCTTTAGTTAACAAAATAGATAAAGCAACATCAATTGTTTTTAAATCTTTTATTTGCCCTTTCTTTAAGTTTTTATGATTGTTATTTACGTGTTTGTAACTAGCTCTAGAAATATAACTAATAGATTGTGCTATGTCTTGTAAATACCCTAAAACCATAATGTAAAATCTACTTGCTTCTACAGAGGTTTCGTCTAAAGATTTAATAAAATAGAAAACACCATCTTTTAAACCATCTATTTCTTCATTAAGTTTTGCAACGTGTTTATCTGTTTTACGTAATTTATTTAAATCATGATTGGCTAAATCATTTACAACATTGGTATACAATTTATTTACACGATGTATTACTTCAGAAATATGGTCTGCACTTTCTTCAATTACACCATTAATAGTAATTAATTCTGATCTTTCTATATATACTTGTTTTTTTATTTCTTTAGATCTTCTTCTGTGAATTAAGGTGTTTCTTCCAATTAAAAAAGCAACTAGTGCTAATAAAATAGGAATCATAACCATATCCCAACTAATTAAATAAGCAACAAGAGCGGCTGCTAAAAAAGCAGTAATTGCGGTTAAAAACCATCCACCAACAACGTTTATTACTCCTGCAACTCTGTAAACAGCACTTTCACGTCCCCAAGCTCTATCTGCTAAAGAAGTACCCATTGCTACCATAAAAGTTACATATGTGGTAGATAAAGGTAATTTCATAGAAGTTGCTACAGATATTAAAATACCAGCAACAATTAAGTTTACAGATGCTCTTACTAAATCGAAAGCAGGTAATTCATAGGTTTTATCTTTTGGCAATTCTATAACTGGTTTTTGAAACTTAGTATCTACATAAGACAACATTTTTTTAGGAAAAATTTTACTAATTCCAAAATTAAGACCCATTGCAAATCTTACCACAACTCTAGATAAAGGGTTTGGTTGAAATTTTTCATGACCTTCTCCTTGTCTAGATAAATCGATACCTGTTTTTATTACATTTTGTGCTTTACTAGAAGTCCATAAAGTAACTACCATAATAGCACCTGCTAATAATAATAACCAAATATTAGAAGGTACTTTCTTCGCTAAAATACCCATAGAAAAGGCATCTGGAGCAACACCAGAAAGGTTCCAAGATTGGTAAGAGTTCCAGGCAGCAATTGGTACCCCTACAAAGTTTACCAAATCATTTCCAGAAAAAGCCATGGCTAAAGAAAAAGTACCAACTCCAATAATTAATTTTAGAATATTAATTTTAAAGAAATGGATTAAAATTTGAGAAATGATAGACCAAACAACAAAACTTCCAACGATAATTAGAAATGTATTTCCTTCTATTATATGTGCTATATCTTTATACCAAGGTGTTCCTTTCATCCCTTTTATAATAATAAAGTACGTAATTGCTGTAATAGCAAATCCTCCAAAAAGAGCGCTAATATAGGTAGGTCTCTTTTCGAAATTGAAAGAAAAAATCATCCTTGAAAAAAATTGGACAATAGCCCCTACAGAAAAAGCAACTACTACCGAGAGTAGAATACCAAAAATAATGGTAGTGGCTGTTTCATGGTTAATGTAACTCCAAATATCATTAAAAGACTGTGCGTCATTAGCAGATATTTTTATCAAAGAAATACAAACAGCAGCTCCCAAAAGTTCAAAAACTATAGAAACAGTAGTAGATGTAGGCATTCCAAGGGTATTAAAGATGTCTAGTAATAAGATATCTGTAATCATTACTGCCATAAAAATGAACATAATGTCTTGGAACATAAACATATTAGGATTAAAAATTCCTTTACGAGCAACTTCCATCATTCCGCTAGAGGTAACTGCTCCAAAAAACACACCTAAGCTTGCAATAATCATAATATTTTTTACAGATATTGCTTTTGAGCCGATGGCTGAATTTAAAAAGTTAACGGCATCATTACTAACACCTATAACTAAATCTACTATAGCTAATACAGCTAGAGCTACTAACATTAAAATATATGGATCTCCCATTTTGTTTGATTAATTTTTTTGCAAATTTATAGACTTAAAAGAATGCCTATGTTAGGTTTATGTTATCTTTTTTATTAAAAATGAATATCTACTTGTAGTCTAAATAATAGTTGGTTTGTATTAAAACCAATGTCTGTGTAACTTAAATCTGTTTGTACTTTTAATTTATGTTCAGCAATATATTTAGAGACACCTAAAGTATATTGATTTTCGGCACCTTTACCTGTTATATCCTTATCTAAAGAAATGTTTGTGTATCGACCAGAAACTTCTATCGTTTTAGAAAGCATATAACCAGATTGTAAATTTAATCCGTTACCTACTTGTACTTTATCTCCTGTTAAAGTACCATCAGAATTTTTTGCTAAAGGATCTTTTGCATCTCTATTTGCATATTCTGCCATAAAAGAAAATCCATTATGCTTATACATGGCATCTAAATAAAGTGTAGATATGTTAGTTTGATAAAACTCTGCACTAGAACCTTCTAAAGTACCATCTATATACATATAAGAACCTTGATTACTTTTTGTTTTAGAAGCATTGTTATTAAAATCATAGGCAACACCAAGAGATAATTTCGGTTTTTGTTCAAATTTTAAATCACTTCCTTTATAATCTCCTTTGCTTGCAAATTCTCCAAAAGGAAATAATTCTACTCTTGTAGTGTATTGGTGACCGCCCTGGTTGCCTCTGGTTATATTTCTCCCTTCACCTTGGGCAATAGAGAAAATTTCTTTTACTACAAATTTATCCGTTAGATTAAAATGATGTCTTAATTGAATTCCGATATCTCTATCAATAGTAAATCTACTATTTAATAAAGAACGATCTACCATTTGCAAATTTGCAGAAGAAATTACACGTTCTCTGTTTCCTGGTAGTTTCGTTTGTCCAAACCATAAAACAAAGTTTCCAGAGAAATTCCATTTTAAAACAGCATCTAAAATATATCTAGGAGACTCATGTGTATAATATGAAGCACCAGATTGATCTCTATTAGATAAACCTAATTCTACTTTGTATTTTAATTTAGGTGAAAAGGCAAAACCATCAAATTTTAATCGAGACCTTCTAATTAACATAGAACTTTCTGGGTTAGAAAGCCCATTAC is a genomic window containing:
- a CDS encoding porin — translated: MQFSILRKVVTFIIVCTFLSVHAQETNAPKFGKGLFNLVGKDSTFTMKVGLRFQTLATSQWDVSNGLSNPESSMLIRRSRLKFDGFAFSPKLKYKVELGLSNRDQSGASYYTHESPRYILDAVLKWNFSGNFVLWFGQTKLPGNRERVISSANLQMVDRSLLNSRFTIDRDIGIQLRHHFNLTDKFVVKEIFSIAQGEGRNITRGNQGGHQYTTRVELFPFGEFASKGDYKGSDLKFEQKPKLSLGVAYDFNNNASKTKSNQGSYMYIDGTLEGSSAEFYQTNISTLYLDAMYKHNGFSFMAEYANRDAKDPLAKNSDGTLTGDKVQVGNGLNLQSGYMLSKTIEVSGRYTNISLDKDITGKGAENQYTLGVSKYIAEHKLKVQTDLSYTDIGFNTNQLLFRLQVDIHF
- a CDS encoding inorganic phosphate transporter; its protein translation is MGDPYILMLVALAVLAIVDLVIGVSNDAVNFLNSAIGSKAISVKNIMIIASLGVFFGAVTSSGMMEVARKGIFNPNMFMFQDIMFIFMAVMITDILLLDIFNTLGMPTSTTVSIVFELLGAAVCISLIKISANDAQSFNDIWSYINHETATTIIFGILLSVVVAFSVGAIVQFFSRMIFSFNFEKRPTYISALFGGFAITAITYFIIIKGMKGTPWYKDIAHIIEGNTFLIIVGSFVVWSIISQILIHFFKINILKLIIGVGTFSLAMAFSGNDLVNFVGVPIAAWNSYQSWNLSGVAPDAFSMGILAKKVPSNIWLLLLAGAIMVVTLWTSSKAQNVIKTGIDLSRQGEGHEKFQPNPLSRVVVRFAMGLNFGISKIFPKKMLSYVDTKFQKPVIELPKDKTYELPAFDLVRASVNLIVAGILISVATSMKLPLSTTYVTFMVAMGTSLADRAWGRESAVYRVAGVINVVGGWFLTAITAFLAAALVAYLISWDMVMIPILLALVAFLIGRNTLIHRRRSKEIKKQVYIERSELITINGVIEESADHISEVIHRVNKLYTNVVNDLANHDLNKLRKTDKHVAKLNEEIDGLKDGVFYFIKSLDETSVEASRFYIMVLGYLQDIAQSISYISRASYKHVNNNHKNLKKGQIKDLKTIDVALSILLTKEAAIFENRELDNLNSLLIEKTELLQSVRSSIEKQVARIRTDETSPKNTTLYFSVLLETKDLIKALMSLLETYEEFHVSTKQVKL
- a CDS encoding patatin-like phospholipase family protein, with translation MKKLLVVFYLVFSVTFYSQEKQPKVGLVLSGGGAKGFAHIGVLKEIDKAGLQIDYVGGTSMGAIVGGLYAIGYSGEQIEQIVLKTDFVSLLQDKLPRNSEPFFEKEFGEKTFITLPVHKGAVGFPKAVSKGQNVLNFLMELLASVEGISDFKKLPIPFFCIATDVEDGNAVLLEKGSLPLALRASGSFPTLLNPVVLDNKLLVDGGIANNFPISVMKSKGMDIVIGVDVEGSLNQKEKLNTVVDLMNQIVSYQMYRKTDKEKEILDVYIHPEIKGYNVVSFDKKVEILQKGIEEGQKFNKVFKELALKQTHKTARKKLHFNKEKFLISDIDISGSKLYTRAFVLGKVKVKVGDRLSRKEITKRIHLLSSTKNYERIAYHLTKKKDNTYSLKLQLNETNENANLKLGVHYDFLYKSGFLVNYNQKHLLLDNDLFSLDMVLGDNLRYSLDYFVDNGFYISYGFRSRYNHFRTNSKFNSIISQYPSISSINLKYTDITSQFFLQTAFNRRFTLGVGLEHKYVKATTETIASASNGVTIFDNSNYLNSFGYLKLDTYDKKYFPTKGYFGDLNFKWYMVSSDHNNDFSPFAQTKGTLGFATTFWDKLTFQMTNEAGFTLNDVNSDVFDFYLGGYNKNYINTFVSFYGYDFAELSDNTFLKSEFNFRYAIADKHYLSLIANYGRLEDNVFKNIDLFENIKTGYAIGYSYNSLIGPLEIKYSWSPDNKENYWLFNLGFWF